The Candidatus Coatesbacteria bacterium sequence ACGTACTGGTAGCCGTCGGGGTTGACCACGGGGATGATCCAGACCTCGCGGTTGTCGACGATGTCGGTGACCTCGTCGTCAGAGCCGTAGTTCTCGCACAGGTATTCGGCGAACAGGTAGTTCACCACGGGGGTCGAGATCTCGCGGGCGTGGTGGCAGCCGTTGAGCATCACGTCGGCCTCGCCGGTGTCGTCGGTGCCGACGTTGTCGGAGATCTTGAGGCCGTAGATGTGACGACCCTCCTCGGTCGGCAGGCCCCACTCGTCAGTGAAGTCGTAGAGTTCGCAGATGGCCGGGTAGGAATCGGCCAGGTCGGTGATGAACTTAACGATCTCGCCGTGGTCCATATAGCCCGAGGGCAGGTCGTTGGAGCCCTCGATGACGGCGCGCAGGGCGGCGGAGACGTCGTCGTAGAGCACCTCCTGCTCGGTCAGACCGGCTGAGTAGAGCAGGTGGCGGTCCACTTCATCGATGACGATGTCGACGGCCTGCTCGTCGAGCATCCAGCCGGCAACGTCGAAATCGCTCCAGTTGATGCTCTCCTGGAGCTCGCGGTCGATGTAGCACCGGATGAGCATGGTGCTGCCCAGGGCCGGCAGGACGAGGAAGGTGAGCAGTAGACAAGCGAGAATCTTGCGCATGGGGCTCCGAAAGTGGGGGTAAGGGTCTGCGGCAACGGTGTAGAATTAGCATAAAAAACGGCCGCCTTCAAGCCACGGCGGCCGAATATATCTAAAAGATGCCTCAGCGGCCGTCGGCGGACCGCCGGGGCCGCGTGGGCTAGTCCAGGTTATGCTTGCGGCGCAGACGCTCGTACTCGCGCTCGACGGCCTCGCCGCTCTCGAAGCCGGTCAGGGCGACCACGGCGTGGATCAGCACGGCGACGGCCCAGCCCGCCGTGGGCCAGATCGCCCACCAGTTGATCCGCGCATCACCCATCTGGGTGATATAGTTCAGCGCCCACAGCCCGGCGTTGATGACCAGGTAGACCAGCAGGTGCATCTTGAACTCGGCCCGGGCCTTGGCCTGCTTGCGCAGGCGTTTCTCCAGGCGCTTGTCCTCCAGCGGTTCCACGACGCCTCCCTCGGTCAGGCCGCGCCGACGGCGCAACCGGTAATACTCGCGCTCCGTCAGGGATTCCTCGTTCAACCCGGTGAAGGCCGAAAACAGGTGGAACATCAGGCCGATCCCCCAGCCCAGGGTCGGCCAGATCGCCCACCAGTAGATGGCGCGGTCGTTCATCTGAGTCAAGTAGTTGATGGCCCACAGGGCGCCGATGATAATGACGAAAGTCAGCAGGTGGCGCTTGAACTCGACGCGCTCCCTGGCCTGTTTGCGCAGGCGCTTCTCCAGGCGTTCGTCCCGTTCGTTTTCGTACCCTTCCATTCCCCTCCTCAGTTACGGACGTAATCTGCAGGTAAAGACGCCGCACACTGCTCCCGGCTCGGCAAAACAGCCCGGTGAAACGTAACTTGTCGCAGTTACAGCGGGCGGAGTTGGCACGGTTTTTGCGATAACCGTGCCTTGCCGCCGCCCCCGGGTACGCTGCGATTTGCAAAAACCGTGCCAACTCCGCCCGCCCAAGGTTTGGCGAGGGTCATTGCGCCGGGGCTGTTTTGCCGAGCCGGCGGCGGCCGCTTCAACCGAAGAGCGCGGTCTGTTGGACGGCGCGCCAGCTCCAGCGGTGGGCCGGGCAGGGGCCCAGGCGGCGCAGGGCTTCGAGGGCCTGGGTGCCGTAGCCCTTGTTGGCGGCGAAGCCGTAGCCGGGGTACAGCTCATCCAGGCGGACCATCAGCCGGTCGCGGTAGACCTTGGCCAGGATGCCGGCGGCGGCGATGCTGGCGATGCGGCCGTCGCCGCCGACGATGAAGCGGGCGGGTACGTTGAGGCTGTGTTGATGCAGGTGTTGGGGCGGACCGTCGACCAACAACAGGCGGGGCCGGGTGGCCAGTTCCGCAACGGCCCGACCCATGGCGGCGAAGGAGGCGCCGATGACGTTGAGGCGGGCGATCTGGCCGGGGCAGGCGTGGGCGACGGCCCAGGCGGCGGCGTGGTTTTCGATCTCGGCGGCCAGGCACGCGCGCCGCTTAGGGCTCAGGCGTTTGGAATCGTCCAGCCCGGCGGGCACGTCGGCCGGATCGAGGATCACGGCGGCGGCGGTCACCGGACCGGCCAGGGGACCGCGGCCGGCCTCGTCGAGACCGGCCACGGGGCCTTGCAGACTGTTTTCATAGGTGTAGTCCAGCATCAGCTCGCGGCCAGGGCGGCGATGAGTTCGAGGGCCAGCCGGCCGCCCTGGGGCCAGAAGGTCGCCGTACCGACACCCTGATCGAGGACGACGTCGTCCTCTTCGACGATGACGGCGCCGGAGTCCTCGCAGAGTTGGCGCTTGGCCCCGTAGGGGGCCGTCCGAATCCCGTCGAGGACGCCGGCCCGGGCCAGGGCTTCGACGGCGATCCCCGAGGCGGCCACCAGGGCGCCGGACTCCCGGGTCCGGCGCACGAGCCGGTGGACGCTTTCCAGCTTGGTCAGGCGTTCCATCCCCCGGGACTGCATTAGATACAGGGCGTCGTATTCAGCGGTTTCGTCGAGCTCTTCGAGCTGGAGATCGACGAGGATCTCGCTGCTGCCCAGACCGAAGAGCCGTCCTCCCGTGGAGGCCACCAGCAAGCGGGCGCCGGAGGCCAGCAACAGCCGGCGGACGTCGTAGAACTCGGGATCATAGAAGTGGCTGCCGACGCAGACGACGATGGTGCGGCCCGCGAGGGCGCCGTCGAGTTCGGCGGGCAGCTCGAGCCGTTCATCTTCGACTTCGGACTCGGCGGGCGCCGCCGCGGC is a genomic window containing:
- a CDS encoding ribonuclease HII; this translates as MLDYTYENSLQGPVAGLDEAGRGPLAGPVTAAAVILDPADVPAGLDDSKRLSPKRRACLAAEIENHAAAWAVAHACPGQIARLNVIGASFAAMGRAVAELATRPRLLLVDGPPQHLHQHSLNVPARFIVGGDGRIASIAAAGILAKVYRDRLMVRLDELYPGYGFAANKGYGTQALEALRRLGPCPAHRWSWRAVQQTALFG